One window from the genome of Hippocampus zosterae strain Florida chromosome 7, ASM2543408v3, whole genome shotgun sequence encodes:
- the arl4ab gene encoding ADP-ribosylation factor-like 4ab, with translation MGNGLSELTCPLSFQPLHIVILGLDCAGKTTVLYRLRFNEFVNTVPTKGFNAEKIKVSLGDHRRTTSFHFWDVGGQEKLRPLWRSYTRCADGIVFVVDSVDAERIEEAKTELHKITRLAENQGVPVLVVANKQDLRNSLSMTEMENMLALGELSAATPWHLQPACAIIGEGLPEGLCKLHAMITKRRKTLRQQKKKKKRR, from the coding sequence ATGGGGAATGGATTATCAGAACTCACCTGCCCCCTGTCTTTCCAGCCTCTGCACATTGTCATACTTGGATTGGATTGCGCTGGCAAAACCACAGTGCTGTATCGGCTGCGATTCAATGAGTTTGTGAACACCGTCCCGACAAAGGGTTTCAACGCGGAGAAGATCAAAGTGTCACTCGGGGATCACCGGCGGACGACGTCCTTCCACTTTTGGGATGTAGGCGGTCAAGAGAAACTGCGACCTCTGTGGCGTTCGTATACCCGCTGCGCCGACGGCATCGTGTTCGTGGTGGACTCTGTGGACGCCGAGCGCATCGAGGAGGCGAAAACGGAACTGCACAAGATCACCCGGCTGGCGGAGAACCAAGGGGTTCCCGTGCTGGTGGTGGCCAATAAGCAGGACTTGAGGAACTCGCTTAGCATGACTGAGATGGAGAACATGTTGGCCCTCGGGGAGCTTAGCGCGGCCACGCCTTGGCACCTGCAGCCGGCTTGCGCCATCATCGGCGAGGGCCTGCCGGAAGGGCTTTGCAAACTGCACGCGATGATCACAAAGAGGCGGAAGACGCTGCGacaacagaagaaaaagaagaagaggagataa